The Terriglobales bacterium region CACCAGCATCACGTCCACCATCGGCGTCACGTTGATGTCGCTGTTGACCTTGCTGCCTTCGTCGCGTTTCGCTAATGCCATAGTGGCTCCTTGAACGAACCGCGGGTTAGGCCCGGCGCGCGCGTCCGCTGCGCTTCAGGAAGTAGTCGATCAGCTCGCTCGAGCTGTTGTCCATCTCCACGTCGAACGCCTCCACCTTGCCGGTGAAGTAGTTGAACATCATGACGGCCGGGATGGCGACGAACAGGCCGAGCGCCGTCGTCACGAGCGCTTCCGAGATGCCGCCGGCGACCGAAGCCAGTCCGGTGGCCTTCGATTCCGAGATCTTGCGGAACGCGTTCAGGATGCCGACCACGGTGCCGAACAGCCCGACGAAGGGCGCCGTCGACCCGATGGTCGCCAGGCCTCCGAGACCGCGCTTCAGTTCGGCGTGCACGATGGCTTCGGCACGCTCCAGCGCGCGCTTGGAAGCTTCGATGTCGTCGCCCGGGATGTCGGAAGAATCCTGGTGCGCCTTGAACTCCTGCAGGCCCGCGGTCACGACCTTGGCGAGGTGGCTCTTGCGATAGCGCTCGGCCACGCGCACGGCTTCATCGATCTTGCCTTCGCGCAGCGCGCCCGCGACCTGCGGGGCGAACATGCGCGACTGCTTGCGCGCGCCCGAGAACGCGATCCAGCGGTCGATCATCACGCCGATCGACCACGCCGACATGATGAACAGGATGATCACGACGCCGCGGGCCAGCCACCCCATCTGCTTCCACAGCGAGATGGGATCCCAGGCCACTTGCGCCTCTTCTTGGAAAAAGGCCGCAAACGTCGGCATGTGGGTCATGACAAAGGTTGAGAGTGTGACGAGAAGCATGGGTTGATCCTTTCCTCCTCAGAACTTCTTGGAACGCATGTCTTGAATCCGCTCAGAACGAATCCGGAGAAACCTGGGGTGCTGCGTGGCCGGCCCCGCCCTCTTGCTCCGCGGGGGCATTGCGGGTGGCTGGGGCCCCGCCCCAGCCACCCGGGAACTCTTCTATCCACCGAGAGTGAAGTTCACGGTGATGGTCGTATCCACCTCGACGGGCTCGCCGTTCAGGTAATACGGCTTGTACTTCCACTGCCGCACGGCTTCCATCGCCGACTGCGTCAACATAGGATGCCCGCTGACCACCTGCAGGTTTTCGATGGTCCCAGTCTTACTGATGATGGCGTGGAGCACCACCGCCCCCTGCACGCGCGCCGTGCGCGCGATGGCCGGATACGGAGGCTTCGGCCCGTAGACTAGGTTGCCAGCGGTCACGCCGCCCGACACACGCACGCGCTGCGGGGTGGCGACCTTCGGCACCGCCACCGGCGTGGAGCTGATGATGCCGCCGATGACCCCGCCCATCTGCCCGCCCGGGGTGCCGCCCGGCACGCCGCCCACCACGCCCGCGACGCCGGAGGCCGGCGGCGGCGGCTCGTCCTCGGTGATC contains the following coding sequences:
- a CDS encoding MotA/TolQ/ExbB proton channel family protein, whose amino-acid sequence is MAWDPISLWKQMGWLARGVVIILFIMSAWSIGVMIDRWIAFSGARKQSRMFAPQVAGALREGKIDEAVRVAERYRKSHLAKVVTAGLQEFKAHQDSSDIPGDDIEASKRALERAEAIVHAELKRGLGGLATIGSTAPFVGLFGTVVGILNAFRKISESKATGLASVAGGISEALVTTALGLFVAIPAVMMFNYFTGKVEAFDVEMDNSSSELIDYFLKRSGRARRA
- a CDS encoding TonB family protein — its product is MFEDSLMESAGKLKTKRGWTTMISFVIQTLLIGVMILIPLIYTEALPKQQLMTFLVAPPPPPPPPPPAAAAVKVVKQIQTEIVNGALRTPTKIPEKVKMITEDEPPPPASGVAGVVGGVPGGTPGGQMGGVIGGIISSTPVAVPKVATPQRVRVSGGVTAGNLVYGPKPPYPAIARTARVQGAVVLHAIISKTGTIENLQVVSGHPMLTQSAMEAVRQWKYKPYYLNGEPVEVDTTITVNFTLGG